A stretch of the Lolium perenne isolate Kyuss_39 chromosome 3, Kyuss_2.0, whole genome shotgun sequence genome encodes the following:
- the LOC127321269 gene encoding uncharacterized protein, whose translation MSSQAIEKNREGAEVYHGAALCAEKAVELLAETNMPLGLLPLADIEEVGYNRATGFVWLRQKKALTHTFKQIGRQVSYAAEVTAVVEDRKMKRMTGVKSKEMLIWITLCDMYIDKDDPTKITFKTPTGLGRTFPVSAFGKEDDGNAKAPAAAVADGQAAVAK comes from the coding sequence ATGAGCTCCCAGGCGATCGAGAAGAACCGGGAGGGCGCCGAGGTGTACCACGGCGCGGCGCTgtgcgcggagaaggcggtggagCTGCTGGCGGAGACCAACATGCCGCTGGGCCTGCTCCCGCTCGCCGACATCGAGGAGGTGGGCTACAACCGCGCCACCGGCTTCGTGTGGCTGCGCCAGAAGAAGGCGCTCACGCACACCTTCAAGCAGATCGGCCGCCAGGTCTCCTACGCCGCCGAGGTGACGGCCGTCGTTGAGGACCGCAAGATGAAGCGCATGACGGGCGTCAAGAGCAAGGAGATGCTCATCTGGATCACGCTCTGTGACATGTACATCGACAAGGACGACCCTACCAAGATCACCTTCAAGACCCCCACGGGGCTCGGCAGGACCTTCCCCGTCTCAGCATTCGGGAAGGAGGACGACGGCAACGCCAAGGCGCCCGCCGCCGCAGTGGCTGACGGCCAGGCCGCCGTGGCCAAGTAA